A window of the Lates calcarifer isolate ASB-BC8 linkage group LG18, TLL_Latcal_v3, whole genome shotgun sequence genome harbors these coding sequences:
- the LOC108892104 gene encoding LOW QUALITY PROTEIN: stabilin-2-like (The sequence of the model RefSeq protein was modified relative to this genomic sequence to represent the inferred CDS: deleted 2 bases in 2 codons): MEVCQRLKLLVVSLMMMLMMKEMKTSAVSQQNFCSNSTVLRTRTACHSCSISLLIPCPSGYKLTPGSTAQDCKYYVRTASLKLAISGCSFECYREVEVKNCCPGFWGPDCVECPDRADRPCSNRGVCSDGLGGNGTCSCQVGFAGTACEDCSPGRYGPTCSSVCSCVHGLCDSGLKGDGHCTCFSGYKGPNCDQDSPECAALRCQQNSRCMEEALTGRLLCQCLPGYQKSGDQCLSINPCLQQVCHVHASCVHTGPNQHLCACHEGHSGDGRVCMAVDPCQTNQGGCSAESARCIYDGPGKSHCECLPGFDNLANGGCSMKDSCRPDSCHKNANCSTVGPGRVECTCLQGYLGNGKVCYGNIMQRLKDLNTEVGGQWGGQLTHAISLFDSLSWSLQNLGPFTVFVPINRGFRGLSMRTLLADSSKVKYLCKMHLVAGVMPFDTLKKSDSFYTLTGKSAETDTSGGDAYTTIRIHGSRKKGMIVQPDVVASNGMIHIINKLMDSVSPTVESDTKENLMKIVSDYGKFDKFKSLLEKTDLSSVLDLPGPITVFAPTTSAFDAMTEGHLTFLSSSEGHNKLVEFLRNHIVSSTSLEVYNAVSSPRLVTMANQVLTINVTENGQILVNGAVVLEAAVEAKNGRLYVVDGVLTPPSIEPVLPHRCDVTETKNVKGACVSCSMVPVSRCSSGVYTGSSIYGCVYSVSIGRPVVSIPVTGCSPLCNVTITTPACCKGFYGPDCAPCPGGYQSPCSGHGQCMEGIQGNGSCTCDLNFRGSRCQFCSSSNKHGPNCDTTCPCVHGQCDNRPDSDGRCKPDSCLTGFTGRFCERRTAACGAQVQFCHAHADCDFSQGMPRCVCKPGYQGDGITCVESDPCAPPVRGGCSVNAKCIKTGAGTHTCQCLSGWREDGDDCRPINNCEAPDRGGCHPNATCIHVGPGQSDCSCKAGYKGNGRDCEPVNQCVTVTGGCHYLASCRLLSSQWSCVCDEGYVGDGQICFGSVEQELMALPEASDFFKWTMDSGLSWSLSDQNLTLLVPSSDAVTKMSLDDRNFWTTKGNLPSLIRNHMIPGNFPLSSLSSASSVTSLLKTTFPVSTANEVTVVGGATITTSNIAATNGLIHIIDKVLVPDRKLSEGLLATLALRPEFSLFRSYLIDYNLTDEIEHADEFTIFAPTDAAINDYLKKMAATALDVNTTRYHVVAAERLLKTDLQPGGYKQTLLGFSFQLGIFPRDGKLFVNDAQINSSNILSGKGVIHGLSAVLQINRNRCDEATYQKVPGTCVDCLFPQGKICPNDTVPDRSARTRKCMFTRVFEEERLLTLGCRATCLQKNIVRRCCGGFFGERCEPCPGLQGRPCFGNGACLDGINGTGVCRCNRGFNGTACETCQSGKYGVHCDQDCGCKNGRCNEGPAGDGTCECDVGWRGVLCDEKIESKADELCGSVKCHTSANCVIGPSGPQCLCAAGFEGNGTVCQAKDACAVDNGGCSLYAVCKRTRPGRRDCVCNSGYSGDGLICVEINPCLEGNGGCHVNADCVHVGPNKTSCSCSDGYSGDGQSCQMINLCRKKNGGCHQFAVCNMTSPGVRTCTCANSFIGDGLSCRGTVGKEILTRKHRDFYLGLMMVEISLKGRGPFTVFAPSSDAFSADKDKMKSLMSEKSKEQFASILRSHIVMCHTLLPVDLSQPRNLTSLSGLVLTTSSVQGNIFINQANVTYSHDVSINGIFHEINRILFPPDLIKGPDVPLNLTDVAERHGYKTFYKLLQDTGVMDLVNDGMYQPVTIFLPSDAIMASLPQEQKDFLFHQHNRPQLVEYLKYHILQAQKIYAEGLIHLDSGRTLQGSPLSFTCGGMDDIGEIFVNDEKCRIVQRHLVFNGGIAYGIDCLLTPPSLGGRCDEQTTFDLQMSCGLCISSASRCPRGSKLKEIQKCDLPTMFVTKNSGCRSICTVNFWQPKCCHGYHGRDCLVCPGGVGSPCSNRGKCDDGHLGNGTCTCDAGFGGVACERCSDRFYGSTCKACNCSEHGSCDDGRRGTGACLCEAGWTGERCDAEQTEVLRCSPPCSPKAVCKENNTCVCRPFYEGDGFTCTVVDMCQVWNGGCAKGAKCSQKGEKVSCTCPKGHSGDGFTCQPIDPCISGDNGGCHEHATCTMTAPGKKKCTCKDNYVGDGLTCEVKQLLISRCLQDNGRCHQDAKCTDLHFEDATLGVFHYRSDKGQYKLNFTAAQQACTAEGGSLATYTQLSYAQQGGMNMCAAGWLDQARVAYPTTYSNPNCGFGHVGIVDYGVRKNLSETWDTFCYRMKEVKCECKTGYVGDGFACTGNLLQVLRATPTFSNFFTQILNYSESSESGRQFVKRLSNLTVQSTLFVADNDGLPDNQTLSQRDIEFHLSEGQALPLSQLKNGSRIRTRVGTLTVLGVADLLDPSALSSRYVNDRFVTSSDILASNGIIHVLQGPLKAPPPRHEMHVAHKAGMGVGVVLLIILVGGVVFVGYHFYTHTSKPFHFHYFKEEEEEEAAPPADGGRSICNPVYEAAPEAAESNTPDVPVEDKHEVVNGGAYDLLQDS; this comes from the exons ATGGAGGTTTGTCAGAGGTTAAAGCTGCTGGTCGTCtctctgatgatgatgctgatgatgaaggagatgaagaCGTCAGCTGTATCACAACAG aACTTCTGCTCCAACTCGACGGTGCTGAGGACTCGGACGGCCTGTCACTCCTGTAGCATCAGCCTGTTGATCCCCTGCCCTTCAGGGTACAAACTGACCCCCGGCTCCACCGCCCAGGACTGCAA GTACTACGTCAGAACCGCCAGTCTGAAGTTAGCCATCAGCGGCTGCTCCTTCGAGTGTtacagagaggtggaggtgaagaacTGCTGTCCGGGTTTCTGGGGTCCAGATTGTGTCG agtgtcCGGACCGAGCTGACAGACCCTGTTCCAACAGAGGAGTCTGCTCCGACGGACTGGGAGGGAACGGCACCTGCAGCTGTCAG gTGGGTTTTGCAGGAACTGCATGTGAGGACTGTTCACCTGGTCGATACGGTCCCACCTGCAGCTCAG tgtGTTCTTGTGTCCACGGTCTGTGTGACTCGGGGTTGAAAGGTGACGGTCACTGCACCTGTTTCTCTGGATACAAAGGTCCAAACTGTGACCAAG ACTCACCTGAGTGTGCGGCCCTCAGGTGTCAGCAGAACTCTCGGTGTATGGAGGAGGCTCTGACAGGACGgctgctgtgtcagtgtttacCTGGCTACCAGAAATCAGGagatcagtgtttgt ccatAAACCCGTGTCTGCAGCAGGTCTGTCACGTCCACGCCTCCTGTGTCCACACGGGGCCGAACCAGCACCTGTGCGCCTGTCATGAAGGTCACAGCGGGGACGGACGAGTCTGCATGGCTGTCGATCCATGTCAGACCAACCAGGGAGGCTGCTCCGCCGAGTCTGCCCGCTGCATCTACGACGGACCAGGGAAG TCTCACTGTGAGTGTCTTCCTGGTTTTGACAACCTGGCTAACGGCGGCTGCAGCATGAAGGACTCCTGTAGACCTGATTCCTGTCACAAGAACGCCAACTGTTCCACCGTGGGTCCAGGACGAGTTGA GTGTACCTGTCTCCAGGGTTACCTAGGTAACGGTAAAGTCTGCTACGGGAACATCATGCAGCGTCTGAAAGACCTGAACACAGAGGTCGGAGGACAGTGGGGCGGTCAGCTGACCCACGCCATCTCTCTGTTTG ATTCTCTGTCGTGGTCTCTGCAGAACCTGGGtcctttcactgtgtttgtcccGATCAATAGAGGCTTCAGAGGACTTTCG ATGAGGACTCTGCTCGCCGACTCCTCCAAAGTTAAATACCTGTGTAAGATGCACCTGGTTGCTGGGGTGATGCCATTTGACACTCTGAAGAAAAGTGACTCCTTTTACACTTTGACGGGGAAATCAGCTGAGACGGACACGTCAGGAGGG GACGCATACACGACAATCCGTATCCACGGCAGCAGGAAGAAAGGAATGATTGTCCAACCAGACGTGGTTGCCTCCAACGGGATGATCCACATCATCAATAAACTGATGGACAGCGTCTCCCCGACTGTGGAGTCTGACACCAAG gaAAACCTGATGAAGATTGTCTCTGACTATGGGAAATTTGACAAGTTCAAGTCTTTACTAGAG AAAACTGACCTGTCCTCAGTCCTGGACCTCCCCGGTCCGATCACCGTCTTTGCTCCGACCACCTCAGCTTTCGATGCGATGACCGAAGGACACCTGACGTTCCTCAGCAGCTCTGAG GGTCACAACAAGCTGGTGGAGTTTCTGAGGAACCACATCGTCTCATCCACCTCA TTGGAGGTCTACAACGCCGTATCTAGTCCCAGACTCGTGACAATGGCCAATCAGGTTCTGACGATTAACGTGACA GAAAAC ggtcAGATCCTGGTGAACGGAGCGGTGGTGCTCGAGGCGGCTGTGGAGGCTAAGAACGGACGCCTGTACGTC GTTGACGGCGTTTTGACTCCGCCCTCCATCGAACCCGTGCTGCCCCACAGGTGTGACGTCACCGAGACCAAGAACGTCAAG GGCGCATGTGTGAGCTGCTCAATGGTCCCAGTGTCCCGGTGTTCGTCAGGAGTTTACACA GGCTCCTCCATCTATGGATGTGTTTACTCTGTTTCCATCGGCCGTCCGGTCGTTAGTATCCCAGTAACCGGTTGCTCCCCACTCTGCAATGTCACCATAACG actCCAGCGTGTTGTAAAGGTTTCTATGGTCCAGACTGTGCCCCCTGTCCAGGAGGATACCAGAGTCCCTGTTCAGGACACGGTCAG tgtatggAGGGTATCCAGGGAAACGGGTCGTGCACTTGTGATCTGAACTTCAGAGGCTCTCGCTGTCagttctgctcctcctccaacaAACATGGACCAAACTGTGACACCA CCTGTCCCTGTGTCCACGGTCAGTGCGATAACCGCCCGGACTCCGACGGTCGCTGTAAACCGGACTCCTGTCTGACCGGGTTCACCGGTCGGTTCTGCGAACGACGGACGGCAGCGTGCGGTGCTCAGGTGCAGTTCTGTCACGCCCACGCCGACTGTGACTTCAGCCAGGGGATGCCAAG gtgtgtgtgtaaacctgGTTACCAAGGCGACGGGATCACCTGTGTGGAGTCTGACCCCTGTGCTCCACCTGTGCGAGGCGGCTGCAGTGTGAAC GCCAAATGTATAAAGACAGGAGCAGGGACTCACACCTGTCAGTGCCTGAGCGGGTGGAGGGAGGACGGAGACGACTGTCGACCAATCAACAACTGTGAGGCTCCTGACAGAGGAGGCTGTCACCCCAACGCCACCTGCATCCACGTTGGACCTGGACAG AGCGACTGCAGCTGTAAGGCCGGATACAAAGGGAACGGACGAGACTGTGAGCCTGTTAatcagtgtgtcactgtgacCGGAGGCTGCCATTACTTA GCCAGCTGTCGGCTCCTGTCCTCTCAGTGGAGCTGTGTCTGTGATGAAGGGTACGTTGGAGACGGTCAGATCTGTTTCGGTTCGGTGGAGCAG GAGCTGATGGCTCTGCCTGAAGCCTCCGACTTCTTCAAATGGACGATG GACTCCGGTCTGTCCTGGTCTCTGTCGGATCAGAACCTCACCCTCCTGGTTCCATCTTCAGACGCTGTCACAAAAATGTCTCTGGATGACAGAAACTTCTGGACCACGAAGGGAAACCTGCCGAGTCTCATCAG GAATCACATGATCCCTGGTAACTTTCCGTTATCCAGCCTGAGCTCTGCTTCCTCTGTCACTTCACTTCTCAAGacaacatttcctgtttcaacagCCAATGAG GTCACAGTCGTGGGTGGAGCCACCATCACCACATCCAACATCGCTGCGACCAACGGGCTGATCCACATCATCGATAAG GTGTTGGTTCCTGACAGGAAGCTGAGCGAAGGGCTGCTGGCGACGCTCGCTCTGAGACCCGAGTTCTCGCTCTTCAGATCATATCTCATC GATTACAACCTGACAGACGAGATCGAACACGCCGATGAATTCACCATCTTCGCGCCGACAGACGCTGCCATCAACGATTACCTGAAGAAAATGGCTGCTACTGCCCTG GATGTGAATACGACTCGTTACCATGTGGTGGCAGCAGAGCGTCTGTTAAAGACTGACCTGCAGCCCGGTGGATACAAACAGACGCTGCTCGGATTCTCCTTCCAGCTCGGCATCTTCCCCCGAGACGGAAAG ctgtTTGTGAACGACGCTCAGATAAACTCCTCCAACATCCTGAGCGGTAAAGGAGTGATCCATGGTCTGTCGGCTGTTCTACAGATCAACAGGAACCGCTGCGACGAAGCAACGTACCAGAAAGTCCCG ggAACGTGTGTCGACTGTTTGTTCCCACAAGGCAAAATCTGTCCTAATGACACCGTCCCAGAC agaTCAGCCAGGACCAGGAAGTGTATGTTCACTCGGGTGTTTGAGGAGGAGCGTCTGCTGACCCTCGGCTGCAGAGCCACCTGCCTTCAGAAGAACATT GTGCGCAGGTGTTGTGGAGGGTTTTTCGGGGAGCGCTGCGAGCCATGTCCCGGTCTGCAGGGTCGTCCCTGCTTTGGTAATGGAGCGTGTTTGGACGGGATCAACGGGACCGGAGTGTGTCGGTGTAACAGAGGGTTCAATGGGACGGCCTGTGAGACCTGTCAGAGCGGGAAATATGGAGTCCACTGCGACCAGG ACTGTGGCTGTAAAAATGGCCGCTGTAACGAAGGACCAGCAGGAGACGGCACGTGTGAGTGTGACGTCGGCTGGAGAGGAGTCCTCTGTGACGAga AGATTGAGTCTAAAGCTGATGAACTGTGCGGCTCAGTCAAATGTCACACCAGCGCAAA ctgtgtgaTCGGACCGTCCGgacctcagtgtctctgtgctgcaggattTGAAGGAAACGGAACCGTCTGTCAAG CGAAGGACGCGTGTGCGGTGGATAATGGCGGCTGCAGTCTGTACGCCGTCTGTAAAAGGACTCGACCTGGACGCAGAGACTGTGTCTGTAACAGCGGATACTCCGGAGACGGACTCATTTGTGTCG agATAAATCCGTGTCTGGAGGGAAACGGAGGCTGTCATGTCAACGCAGACTGCGTTCACGTCGGACCGAACAAA ACTTCCTGTTCCTGCAGTGACGGTTATTCCGGTGATGGACAGAGCTGTCAGATGATCAACTTGTGTCGAAAG AAAAATGGAGGCTGCCACCAGTTCGCCGTGTGTAATATGACCAGTCCAGGTGTTCGTACCTGCACGTGCGCCAACAGCTTCATCGGAGACggtctgagctgcagaggcaCCGTGGGGAAG GAAATCCTGACGAGGAAGCACAGAGACTTCTACCTGGGTCTGATG ATGGTGGAGATTTCTCTGAAAGGTCGAGGCCCGTTCACCGTCTTTGCTCCGAGCAGCGACGCCTTCAGCGCCGACAAAGACAAG atGAAGTCGTTGATGTCGGAGAAAAGTAAAGAGCAGTTCGCCTCCATTCTGCGCAGCCACATCGTCATGTGTCACACTCTGCTGCCCGTCGACCTGAGCCAACCCCGAAACCTGACGTCGCTGTCCGGACTCGTCCTGACCACCAGCTCTGTCCAG GGAAACATCTTCATCAACCAGGCGAACGTGACATACAGCCACGACGTCAGCATCAACGGGATCTTCCATGAGATTAACAGGATCCTGTTTCCTCCAGACTTGATCAAGGGTCCAGACGTTCCT CTGAACCTGACCGACGTGGCTGAACGTCACGGCTATAAAACCTTTTACAAACTGCTCCAG GACACAGGTGTGATGGACCTGGTGAACGATGGGATGTATCAGCCTGTGACCATCTTCCTGCCCTCAGATGCCATCATGGCGTCTCTGCCGCAGGAGCAGAAGGACTTCCTGTTCCATCAACACAACCGACCTCAGCTGGTAGAGTACCTGAAGTACCACATCCTGCAGGCACAGAAG ATTTACGCTGAAGGTCTGATCCACTTGGACTCAGGTCGGACTCTGCAGGGTTCGCCGCTCTCCTTCACCTGTGGAGGAATGGACGATATC GGAGAAATCTTTGTGAATGACGAGAAGTGTCGGATCGTTCAGAGACACCTCGTCTTTAACGGCGGGATCGCCTATGGCATCGACTGCCTGTTGACTCCGCCCAGCCTCGGAGGACGCTGCGATGAACAGACGACCTTTGATCTCCAG ATGAGTTGTGGACTGTGCATCTCCTCAGCTTCTCGCTGTCCCAGAGGATCCAAACTAAAG GAGATTCAGAAGTGCGACCTTCCCACCATGTTTGTCACTAAAAACTCGGGCTGTCGCAGCATCTGCACCGTCAACTTCTGGCAGCCAAagtgttgccatggttaccacGGACGAGACTGTCTGG TGTGTCCTGGCGGCGTGGGCTCTCCCTGCAGTAACCGTGGTAAATGTGACGACGGTCACCTTGGTAACGGAACATGTACCTGTGACGCCGGTTTCGGGGGCGTGGCCTGCGAGCGGTGCAGCGACAGGTTTTACGGTTCAACCTGTAAAG CCTGTAACTGCTCAGAACACGGGTCATGTGACGATGGACGCAGAGGTACGGGGGCGTGTCTGTGTGAGGCAGGATGGACTGGAGAGCGATGTGACGCGGAGCAGA CTGAAGTCTTGAGGTGTTCTCCGCCCTGTTCTCCAAAGGCTGTTTGTAAGGAAAACAACACCTGCGTCTGTCGGCCATTTTATGAAGGAGATGGGTTCACCTGTACAG ttGTAGACATGTGTCAGGTCTGGAACGGCGGCTGTGCCAAAGGAGCCAAATGTTCtcagaaaggagagaaggtgaGCTGCACCTGTCCTAAAGGTCACTCTGGAGATGGCTTCACCTGTCAGCCCATTGACCCCTGCATCTCTGGGGACAACGGAGGCTGCCATGAACACGCCACCTGCACCATGACGGCTCCG GGGAAGAAGAAGTGCACCTGTAAAGACAACTACGTCGGAGACGGACTCACCTGTGaggtcaaacagctgctgatcaGCCGCTGTCTCCAAGACAACGGGCGATGTCATCAGGACGCCAAATGTACAGACCTGCACTTTGAAG ATGCGACGCTTGGTGTGTTTCACTACCGCTCAGATAAAGGTCAGTACAAACTGAACTTCACCGCAGCTCAGCAGGCCTGCACTGCAGAGGGAGGCAGCCTGGCCACCTACACTCAGCTGTCCTACGCTCAGCag GGCGGGATGAACATGTGCGCCGCCGGCTGGTTGGACCAGGCCCGAGTGGCGTACCCCACCACCTACTCCAACCCCAATTGTGGCTTCGGACACGTCGGCATCGTGGACTACGGAGTCCGCAAGAACCTGAGCGAGACCTGGGACACGTTCTGCTACAGGATGAAGG AGGTGAAGTGCGAGTGTAAGACCGGCTACGTTGGTGACGGCTTCGCCTGCACAGGAAACCTGCTGCAGGTGCTCAGAGCCACGCCCACCTTTTCCAACTTCTTCACA caaATCCTGAATTACTCTGAGTCGTCAGAGTCCGGGAGACAGTTTGTGAAGCGTCTCAGTAACCTGACGGTCCAGTCCACGCTGTTCGTCGCCGACAATGACGGCCTCCCTGACAACCAG ACTTTGTCTCAGAGGGACATTGAGTTCCACCTGTCCGAGGGTCAGGCGCTGCCTCTCAGCCAGTTGAAGAACGGCAGTCGGATCAGGACCAGAGTCGGGACTCTGACCGTCCTTGGAGTCGCAGACCTGCTTGATCCCTCGGCTCTG TCGTCTCGTTACGTCAACGACCGCTTCGTCACCAGCTCAGACATCCTGGCCTCAAACGGGATCATACATGTTCTCCAGGGCCCCCTGAAAGCCCCGCCTCCTCGCCACGAG ATGCACGTGGCGCACAAGGCGGGGATGGGGGTCGGAGTGGTGCTGCTGATCATCCTGGTTGGGGGGGTCGTCTTCGTCGGCTACCACTTCTACACCCACA
- the wnt16 gene encoding protein Wnt-16, which yields MERRISGVRHMCTLTLLLVSVCPLCCRASWMWLGVTAAGVPEKLGCANLPLSPRQRELCRRKPFLLPSIQDGARLAISECQSQFRHERWNCSTTGQPTVFGYELTSGTKETAFIYAVMAAGLVHAVTRSCSQGNMTECGCDARLRGGGSAAEGWHWGGCSDHIQYGTWFSRKFIDNAVKNMSTSRGGYTLITMNQHNTEAGRQAIERTMSTDCRCHGVSGSCAVKTCWRTMAAFERVGVYLKERYERSVQVSDRSRKNTRRKEQRRLPVDKHQLIFFNKSPNYCLEDRRRGIAGTRGRRCNRTSTKPDGCNLLCCGRGYNTHVVRNVQRCECKFVWCCFVRCRRCESMNDMHTCK from the exons ATGGAGAGACGGATCAGTGGAGTCCGACACATGTGCACTCTGACCCTGCTGCTGGTCTCCGTGTGTCCGCTCTGCTGCAGGGCCAGCTGGAT GTGGCTGGGTGTGACCGCGGCGGGAGTACCGGAGAAGCTGGGCTGCGCTAACCTTCCTCTGAGCCCCCGGCAGCGGGAGCTGTGCCGGAGGAAGCCGTTCCTGCTGCCGAGCATTCAGGACGGAGCCCGGCTGGCGATCAGCGAGTGTCAGAGCCAGTTCAGACACGAGAGGTGGAACTGCTCCACCACGGGGCAGCCTACAGTGTTCGGATACGAGTTGACCAGCG GAACCAAAGAAACGGCGTTTATCTACGCGGTGATGGCGGCGGGGCTGGTCCACGCCGTCACGCGCTCCTGCAGTCAGGGCAACATGACGGAGTGCGGGTGCGACGCTCGGCTGCGGGGCGGCGGCTCGGCGGCAGAGGGCTGGCACTGGGGCGGCTGCTCGGACCACATCCAGTACGGAACCTGGTTCAGCCGCAAGTTCATCGACAACGCCGTGAAAAACATGTCTACGAGCAGAGGAGGGTACACGCTGATCACCATGAACCAGCACAACACGGAGGCCGGAcgacag GCCATTGAAAGGACAATGTCCACAGACTGTCGTTGTCACGGTGTTTCCGGTTCCTGTGCAGTGAAGACGTGCTGGAGGACGATGGCGGCGTTCGAGCGCGTGGGCGTTTACCTGAAGGAGCGATACGAGCGCAGCGTCCAGGTGTCGGACCGCTCCAGGAAGAACACGAGGAGGAAGGAGCAGCGTCGCCTCCCCGTCGACAAACACCAGCTCATCTTCTTCAACAAGTCCCCCAACTACTGCCTGGAGGACCGGCGGCGGGGCATCGCTGGCACCAGGGGGCGCCGCTGCAACCGGACATCCACCAAACCGGACGGCTGCAACCTGCTGTGCTGCGGCCGAGGATACAACACGCACGTGGTGAGAAACGTCCAACGCTGCGAGTGCAAGTTCGTCTGGTGCTGCTTCGTCCGCTGCAGGCGCTGCGAGAGCATGAACGACATGCACAcctgtaaataa